In Paenibacillus stellifer, the DNA window GCTTTACATTAAGTGGACTGATAATTATTTGTTTTATGAGCGTTAATCGGCAGCGAATTGCCTTAGTTCCTTCAACACTGAAGAGGATAGTCAGAGTATCCCTGGTGCAAACCTTTCTTCAATATTTATTTATATACATAGGATTAAGTCGAAGCTCTAGTGCAGTAGGTTCTATTACATCGGGGGCAATCTCATTTTTTCAGTTAATTCTTGCTCATTTTTTATTCAAAGAGGATCAATTAAATCCCAAAAAAATGGTTGGGATTGTCTTCGGATTTATGGGATTGATCCTGTTATTTTCTAAAGGAGACCACACATTCCAATTTGGAAGCGGAGACATATTGTTATTTTGTGGCGCATTTTCTGCGTCCCTTGGCAATATATTATCCAAAGTGGAATCCCGTCATATTTCTGTATTTTATTTAAATGCTTATCAAATGCTCCTGGGCGGGATTGCATTAATATGCATATCATCTTGGAAGATAGGCATCATTCCATTCCATTTTGAAACAAAATCTATGCTTCTCTTACTATATCTGTCGATGGTATCAGCTGTGAGCTTTATTTTGTGGAATTACTTGCTGAAATGCAATCCAGTGGGGAAAGTATCCATGTATATGTTTTTAGTCCCATTATTCGGAGTGGGATGGTCGATGCTTTTACTTCATGAGCATATACAGAAACTAATCTGGGTTTCTTTAGTACTGGTTATTTCCGGAATTATTATAGTGAACCGCGACTTTACTGAAAAAAAGGTGAACATTTATGGAAGCAGAAGCAGAAAATATTAAGTTGCAAGAATCGACCGGATTGTTATTGAGTCAAGAAAAAGAGGGCTCGCTATTTTCATCGATCTTCAAATTAGCAATTCCAATCATATTGCAAAATTTGATAATTTCGTCGTTGGGATTTGTTGATTTTCTGATGATAGGAGGGCAGGGCGAAGCTTCGATTGCTGCAGTAGGCTTGGCTAATCAGGTTTATTTTATCTACACTTGCATCCTATCATCGCTTTGCTCCGGTGCATCTATTTTTACAGCACAGTTTTGGGGGAAAAAGGATGTCCAACAAGTCGGAAGGATCCTTGGAATGGTACTATGCCTTTGCATTAGCATCGGGGCAATCTTCAGTATGCTATCGCTTTTTTATTCGAAAGG includes these proteins:
- a CDS encoding DMT family transporter, translating into MKIEAFFRSRTGIVVASVIATILWGSAFPFIKLSYRELGIQQGDVYQQILFAGYRFTLSGLIIICFMSVNRQRIALVPSTLKRIVRVSLVQTFLQYLFIYIGLSRSSSAVGSITSGAISFFQLILAHFLFKEDQLNPKKMVGIVFGFMGLILLFSKGDHTFQFGSGDILLFCGAFSASLGNILSKVESRHISVFYLNAYQMLLGGIALICISSWKIGIIPFHFETKSMLLLLYLSMVSAVSFILWNYLLKCNPVGKVSMYMFLVPLFGVGWSMLLLHEHIQKLIWVSLVLVISGIIIVNRDFTEKKVNIYGSRSRKY